One stretch of Lysobacter sp. KIS68-7 DNA includes these proteins:
- a CDS encoding DUF58 domain-containing protein: protein MHAGSSIAELIPPQVRARLKDLRLTSRRAVGVQGVGLHHSRSRGAGLEFAQYRAYEPGDELRQVDWKLYARSDRFFVREAERESPLAVWLLVDATASMVQEDAARPGWSRLSAAKGLAACIAELALRQGDRFGMAILRGDGVRLVPPGSSVRQRDRLFLELHALAAEGRWPNAEQLRPLWERIGAGDLVVLLSDLFDGGAVDVAARLAAARREVLAIQILTAEERDFPFDGGHRFRDPETGEELLGDGSAMRGDFLARFAEARRAVDARLDAAGIRHADYVLDQPLDLPLRRLFGARDAAEYA from the coding sequence GTGCACGCAGGGTCTTCGATCGCAGAACTGATTCCGCCGCAGGTACGCGCGCGGTTGAAGGATTTGCGCCTGACGTCGCGCCGCGCGGTGGGCGTGCAAGGCGTTGGCCTGCACCACAGCCGCAGCCGCGGCGCGGGCCTGGAGTTCGCGCAGTACCGCGCGTACGAGCCGGGCGACGAATTGCGGCAGGTGGATTGGAAGCTCTACGCGCGCTCGGATCGTTTCTTCGTGCGCGAGGCGGAACGCGAAAGCCCGTTGGCGGTGTGGTTGCTGGTGGATGCCACGGCCTCGATGGTGCAGGAAGATGCGGCGCGGCCCGGGTGGTCGCGCCTGTCGGCGGCGAAGGGCCTGGCGGCGTGCATCGCCGAGCTTGCCTTGCGGCAGGGCGATCGCTTCGGCATGGCGATCCTGCGCGGCGATGGTGTGCGCCTGGTGCCGCCCGGGTCGTCGGTGCGACAGCGCGATCGTTTGTTCCTCGAATTGCATGCGCTCGCGGCGGAAGGACGTTGGCCGAACGCGGAGCAGTTGCGCCCGTTGTGGGAACGCATCGGTGCGGGCGATCTCGTCGTGTTGCTCAGCGATCTGTTCGATGGCGGCGCGGTCGACGTGGCCGCGCGCTTGGCGGCCGCGCGCCGGGAAGTGCTGGCGATCCAGATCCTGACCGCGGAAGAGCGCGACTTTCCGTTCGACGGCGGGCATCGCTTCCGCGATCCGGAAACCGGGGAGGAGTTGCTCGGTGACGGGTCGGCGATGCGTGGGGACTTCCTTGCGCGGTTCGCGGAAGCGCGGCGCGCCGTGGATGCGCGACTGGATGCCGCGGGCATCCGACACGCCGACTACGTGCTCGACCAGCCGCTCGATCTTCCGCTGCGCCGCTTGTTCGGCGCGCGCGACGCCGCGGAGTACGCGTGA
- a CDS encoding BatA domain-containing protein: MNLAFLLPAGLAALAAVLLPLLIHLARRSEQRPTVFAALQWLRQKPKPRHRIRFDEWLLLLVRVLLVALLAVLLARPVLFGAASDAPWVAVAPGVELAAAKHVNAPANARWHWLAPGFPALAAAPTKDAPITSLLRELDASLPPKVALIVVVPERLDGVDAQLPTLSRRVDWRVVGATSSAEAARATAASPPALAVRYAPARVDSVRYLRAAMTAWQSSGAPDIAAAGQALSPGAKHLAWLVPGPVPADVVAWVEGGGTVLLDAQASLAGMPAVVPAWRDGDGALLAEGASLGRGRVLRLTRPLAPADMPVLLDGDFPQQLRALFEPAPPAPARARAVDHAPVTGAVAYAQPPRELTPWLLLLIVLVFAIERWLATAARRGVAT; the protein is encoded by the coding sequence GTGAACCTGGCGTTCCTGTTGCCCGCCGGGCTCGCGGCGCTGGCGGCGGTGCTGCTGCCGTTGCTGATCCATCTCGCGCGACGCAGCGAGCAGCGGCCGACCGTGTTCGCCGCGCTGCAGTGGTTGCGGCAGAAGCCGAAGCCGCGGCATCGGATTCGGTTCGACGAGTGGTTGTTGCTGCTGGTGCGCGTGCTGTTGGTGGCGTTGCTTGCCGTCTTGCTGGCGCGGCCGGTGCTGTTCGGTGCGGCGAGCGATGCGCCGTGGGTGGCGGTGGCGCCGGGTGTTGAGCTAGCGGCAGCGAAACATGTCAACGCGCCCGCGAACGCGCGATGGCATTGGCTTGCGCCAGGCTTTCCTGCCTTGGCTGCAGCGCCAACGAAGGATGCGCCGATCACGAGCCTGTTGCGTGAACTGGATGCAAGCCTGCCGCCCAAGGTCGCGCTGATCGTGGTGGTGCCCGAGCGGCTAGACGGTGTGGATGCGCAACTGCCAACGTTGAGCCGACGCGTTGACTGGCGCGTGGTGGGCGCGACGTCGAGTGCGGAGGCTGCGCGAGCGACGGCCGCATCGCCGCCTGCGTTGGCCGTGCGCTACGCGCCTGCGCGTGTTGACTCGGTGCGGTACCTGCGCGCGGCGATGACGGCGTGGCAGTCGTCCGGCGCGCCGGATATCGCCGCGGCGGGGCAAGCGCTTTCGCCTGGCGCGAAACACCTCGCATGGCTCGTTCCGGGCCCGGTTCCCGCCGATGTGGTCGCATGGGTGGAGGGCGGCGGCACGGTCTTGCTCGACGCACAGGCTTCGCTCGCGGGGATGCCCGCCGTCGTGCCGGCATGGCGCGACGGTGACGGTGCGCTGCTCGCGGAAGGCGCGTCACTGGGGCGGGGCAGGGTATTGCGATTGACCAGGCCGCTCGCGCCTGCCGACATGCCGGTCCTGCTGGACGGCGACTTCCCGCAACAACTGCGTGCGTTGTTCGAACCAGCGCCGCCCGCACCCGCGCGCGCTCGGGCCGTTGACCACGCGCCAGTCACCGGTGCCGTTGCCTATGCGCAGCCCCCGCGCGAACTGACGCCATGGCTGTTGCTCCTGATCGTGCTGGTGTTCGCCATCGAGCGTTGGCTGGCGACGGCTGCGCGACGCGGAGTGGCGACGTGA